The Stenotrophomonas maltophilia genome includes a region encoding these proteins:
- a CDS encoding PilN domain-containing protein: protein MARINLLPWRAERRKQRQREFYAMLGMAAIGGLLLSLLIWFYYDRQVSGQMDRNAYLEAEIEKVKEQNKEIDRLDAQKDRLLARKKVIEELQAKRSQMVHLFDALVRTIPDGVVLTALQQEGDMLTLEGRTQSNARVSAYMRNLETSGWMTNPELSIIQASAGDKSAAGPVSDIKALPYMFKVTVKLPAQSEETGTAGLNADGSVAAAPAATPAVAPLAAGPDVAAPAAAPAPAPAQPAAAPAAAPASAPAPAPAKPNQPAAPAPAARPEGSRLAQPPQASYAPLQGDRA, encoded by the coding sequence ATGGCACGCATCAATCTATTGCCCTGGCGCGCCGAGCGGCGCAAGCAACGCCAGCGCGAGTTCTACGCAATGCTGGGCATGGCCGCGATCGGTGGCCTGCTGCTGTCGCTGCTGATCTGGTTCTATTACGACCGGCAGGTGAGCGGCCAGATGGACCGCAATGCCTATCTGGAAGCCGAGATCGAGAAGGTCAAGGAACAGAACAAGGAGATCGACCGCCTCGATGCGCAGAAGGACCGCCTGCTGGCCCGCAAGAAGGTGATCGAGGAACTGCAGGCCAAGCGCTCGCAGATGGTCCACCTGTTCGACGCGTTGGTGCGCACGATTCCCGACGGCGTGGTGCTGACCGCCCTGCAGCAGGAGGGGGACATGCTCACCCTCGAGGGACGCACCCAGTCCAATGCACGCGTGTCGGCTTACATGCGCAACCTGGAAACCTCCGGCTGGATGACCAACCCGGAGCTGTCGATCATCCAGGCCAGTGCCGGCGACAAGAGTGCAGCCGGTCCGGTATCGGACATCAAGGCACTGCCGTACATGTTCAAGGTCACGGTGAAGCTGCCGGCGCAGAGTGAAGAGACAGGCACTGCCGGTTTGAACGCGGATGGCAGCGTGGCGGCCGCCCCGGCTGCGACGCCCGCCGTGGCGCCGCTTGCCGCCGGCCCCGATGTGGCGGCCCCGGCTGCTGCACCAGCACCGGCCCCGGCCCAACCGGCGGCGGCCCCGGCCGCAGCACCCGCCAGCGCACCGGCGCCTGCACCGGCCAAGCCGAACCAGCCCGCCGCACCGGCTCCGGCCGCCAGGCCTGAGGGCAGCCGCCTGGCGCAGCCGCCGCAGGCCTCTTACGCCCCGCTGCAGGGGGACCGCGCATGA